In Candidatus Methylacidiphilales bacterium, the sequence ATGCGCTGATACCAACACCACAGACAGGGGATCCAGCCCAATACCTCGCTCATGTATAGGCTGCCACAGGTCGCTACCCAGGCCGCGGCCAGCGCGACGTAGAGC encodes:
- a CDS encoding disulfide bond formation protein B, which translates into the protein MTASEVGRFALRDSQDVASSRASQAALARNALYVALAAAWVATCGSLYMSEVLGWIPCLWCWYQR